A single Fundidesulfovibrio soli DNA region contains:
- the flgA gene encoding flagellar basal body P-ring formation chaperone FlgA gives MNTARTARQRLHARTLAALAAVLALLAAATVFGADPMAWKVRIAPAAAIGGERVMLGDIAEPVGQIDPDTWRILASTPLWPFPGREGQLTLTRKRVLEDLDVLFPRSAGNFIVPEQVVLKKGGGVPVAGNEVTKMIVDFLTENMTGVDGELEVKEISLPGQLFIDPDTEKLSVESVGQMTPGRVSLRLTVSDVQGKPIRQIAASAFVNLWKVIPVASRPLNMRDGVVAGEMVTYERRNLALIKGLPWDAKNPTPMRAKTSLNQGVPLTMENLEPMPAILKGEQVTCLWNGKSIHLAMPVTAVTEGAKGSQITVRNVQSGRELAAWVQDSKTVVAR, from the coding sequence ATGAACACCGCACGCACCGCTCGGCAAAGGCTCCATGCCCGCACGCTGGCCGCCCTGGCCGCCGTCCTGGCGCTGCTCGCCGCCGCCACAGTCTTCGGGGCGGACCCCATGGCCTGGAAGGTCCGCATCGCGCCCGCCGCGGCCATCGGCGGGGAGCGGGTGATGCTGGGCGACATCGCCGAGCCCGTGGGCCAGATCGACCCCGACACCTGGCGCATCCTGGCCTCCACGCCCCTGTGGCCATTCCCGGGCCGCGAGGGCCAGCTGACGCTCACGCGCAAGCGCGTCCTGGAGGACCTGGACGTGCTCTTCCCGCGCTCCGCGGGCAACTTCATCGTTCCCGAGCAGGTGGTGCTCAAGAAGGGCGGCGGGGTGCCGGTGGCCGGGAACGAGGTCACCAAGATGATCGTCGATTTTCTGACGGAGAACATGACCGGCGTGGACGGCGAGCTGGAGGTCAAGGAGATCTCGCTGCCGGGCCAGCTGTTCATCGACCCCGACACCGAGAAGCTCTCCGTTGAGTCCGTGGGCCAGATGACCCCCGGTCGGGTCAGCCTGCGGCTCACCGTATCGGACGTGCAGGGCAAGCCCATCCGGCAGATCGCGGCCAGCGCCTTCGTGAACCTGTGGAAGGTGATCCCGGTGGCCTCCAGGCCGCTGAACATGCGCGACGGCGTGGTGGCGGGCGAGATGGTCACCTACGAGCGGCGCAACCTGGCCCTCATCAAGGGCCTGCCCTGGGACGCCAAGAACCCAACGCCCATGCGCGCCAAGACCTCGCTCAACCAGGGTGTGCCCCTGACCATGGAGAACCTTGAGCCCATGCCCGCCATCCTCAAGGGCGAACAGGTGACCTGCCTGTGGAACGGCAAGAGCATCCACCTGGCCATGCCCGTGACCGCCGTCACCGAGGGAGCCAAGGGCAGCCAGATAACGGTACGGAACGTGCAAAGCGGAAGGGAGCTGGCGGCCTGGGTCCAGGACTCCAAAACCGTGGTGGCCAGATAG
- a CDS encoding flagellar basal body L-ring protein FlgH, protein MRTNKKFVSAAVCALAALSAACAPPAQKQPSPMSSLTPPVMQAPSPVNNPGSLYSQAAQPSYLYEDNRARRIGDVVMVNVTEKSNAKNKSKTKSNGKNTMDIGVNNYFQSATMDPFPGSKALRSTTGMDLGALAGMKGVNGSTPMVSTSRNDQFDSDGETSRESTVTYTIGCRIVNILPGGVMQVEGARQVRVNDDTQIMVVRGLLRPMDVGPDNAVPSTALAEAQIDMFGTGVLADRQKPGWLSRILDNIWPF, encoded by the coding sequence ATGCGTACCAACAAGAAATTCGTGAGCGCGGCGGTGTGCGCCCTGGCGGCCCTGAGCGCGGCCTGCGCCCCCCCGGCGCAGAAGCAGCCGAGCCCCATGAGCTCGCTGACCCCGCCGGTGATGCAGGCGCCTTCCCCGGTGAACAACCCCGGCTCGCTCTATTCGCAGGCCGCCCAGCCCAGCTACCTCTACGAGGACAACCGGGCCAGGCGCATCGGCGACGTGGTGATGGTCAACGTCACCGAGAAATCCAACGCCAAGAACAAGTCCAAGACGAAGTCCAACGGCAAGAACACCATGGACATCGGCGTGAACAACTACTTCCAGAGCGCCACCATGGACCCCTTCCCGGGCTCCAAGGCCCTGCGCTCCACCACCGGGATGGACCTGGGCGCGCTGGCCGGCATGAAGGGCGTCAACGGTTCGACCCCCATGGTCAGCACCAGCCGCAACGACCAGTTCGACTCCGACGGCGAGACCAGCCGCGAATCCACCGTGACCTACACCATCGGCTGCCGCATCGTGAACATCCTGCCCGGCGGCGTGATGCAGGTGGAGGGCGCGCGGCAGGTGCGCGTCAACGACGACACCCAGATCATGGTGGTGCGCGGGCTGCTCAGGCCCATGGACGTCGGCCCGGACAACGCCGTGCCCTCCACGGCCCTGGCCGAGGCGCAGATCGACATGTTCGGCACCGGCGTGCTGGCGGACCGCCAGAAGCCCGGCTGGCTGTCGAGGATTTTGGACAACATCTGGCCGTTCTAG
- a CDS encoding flagellar basal body P-ring protein FlgI: protein MFRHRMTTLLLTGLILAALFSGEGRAARIKDVASFSGVRTNQLVGYGLVVGLSGTGDKRGSDFTIQSIWNMLDKMGVRVDKRTLRPANVAAVMVTCQMPATARPGTKLDVTVSSLGDCSSLLGGVLLMTPMKGVDGELYGLAQGPLAVGGFQASGAAATATKNVTTVASIPGGLNVERAIPFDFNQQHDLTINLGYSDFSTSMAIAKKINQSIGGSYARATDASTIKLDIPEQFKGNLVPLMATIENLEVTPDNKARVVVDEKTGTVVVGLNVKLTRSAVTHGNLQILIQESAEVSQPLPFAPIGAQTVATPETSISTKEENRKLRMLEGATLQELVEGLNVLRATPRDLISILKTLKSAGALHADLEVI, encoded by the coding sequence ATGTTCAGGCATCGCATGACCACACTGCTCTTGACGGGCCTTATCCTGGCCGCGCTGTTCTCTGGGGAGGGGCGCGCGGCCAGGATCAAGGACGTCGCGTCCTTCTCGGGCGTCCGCACCAACCAACTCGTGGGCTACGGCCTGGTGGTGGGCCTTTCCGGCACCGGCGACAAGCGCGGGTCGGACTTCACCATCCAGTCCATCTGGAACATGCTCGACAAGATGGGCGTGCGCGTGGACAAGCGCACCCTGCGCCCGGCCAACGTGGCCGCGGTCATGGTCACCTGCCAGATGCCCGCCACGGCCAGGCCCGGCACCAAGCTGGACGTCACCGTTTCGTCGCTGGGCGACTGCTCCAGCCTGCTGGGCGGCGTGCTGCTCATGACGCCCATGAAGGGCGTGGACGGCGAGCTCTACGGCCTGGCCCAGGGCCCGCTGGCCGTGGGCGGCTTCCAGGCCTCGGGCGCGGCGGCCACGGCCACCAAGAACGTGACCACCGTGGCCTCCATCCCCGGCGGGCTCAACGTGGAGCGCGCCATCCCCTTCGACTTCAACCAGCAGCACGACCTGACCATCAACCTGGGCTACTCGGACTTCTCCACGTCCATGGCCATCGCCAAGAAGATCAACCAGAGCATCGGCGGCAGCTACGCCCGCGCCACCGACGCCTCCACCATCAAGCTCGACATCCCCGAGCAGTTCAAGGGCAATCTCGTGCCCCTGATGGCCACCATAGAGAACCTGGAAGTCACCCCGGACAACAAGGCCCGCGTGGTGGTGGACGAGAAGACCGGCACCGTGGTGGTGGGCCTCAACGTCAAGCTGACCCGATCCGCCGTGACGCACGGCAACCTGCAGATCCTCATCCAGGAGTCCGCCGAGGTGTCGCAGCCGCTGCCCTTCGCGCCCATCGGCGCGCAGACGGTGGCCACGCCCGAGACCAGCATCAGCACCAAGGAAGAGAACCGCAAGCTGCGCATGCTCGAAGGCGCGACGCTCCAGGAACTGGTGGAGGGCCTCAACGTGCTGCGCGCAACCCCGCGCGACCTGATCAGCATCCTCAAGACGCTCAAGTCAGCGGGCGCGCTGCATGCCGACCTCGAGGTGATCTAG
- a CDS encoding peptidoglycan DD-metalloendopeptidase family protein has translation MAVATETSLKPEQVLDVQKKTAMDALRRRVTPGPGKDAKLNEACEGFEAVFIGQMLKEMRKSVPKDGLLHGKHEDQYLSMFDEELSKTLAKQGGMGLADFMRQQLAAKGQTADPKDGAQNRPGLHVAGTDRLAAPSAEKKAARQMGQRAATPLSNRIGMDPAGQGRGGEGQPQATTTPAPRADTSSARETVDPMQAAARATAEAEARARAQAAPNPGTLDGTPSQHLGLPGAQYLQGADKALALAPGFTPPVQGELTSGFGWRRDPFTGQRAWHSGVDIAAPEGSPVRACADGVVAFAGGKGGYGTMVELRHADGTVSIYGHNKANAVVEGQSVKAGQVIAQVGQTGRATGPHVHFEIRRDGVAVDPGSPGGATLAQAEPQRVPIPDL, from the coding sequence ATGGCCGTGGCCACGGAAACGTCGCTCAAGCCCGAGCAGGTCCTGGACGTCCAGAAGAAGACGGCCATGGACGCCCTGCGCAGGCGAGTGACCCCGGGGCCCGGCAAGGACGCCAAGCTCAATGAGGCCTGCGAGGGCTTCGAGGCGGTGTTCATCGGCCAGATGCTCAAGGAGATGCGCAAGTCCGTGCCCAAGGACGGCCTGCTCCACGGCAAGCACGAGGACCAGTACCTCTCCATGTTCGACGAGGAGCTCTCCAAGACCCTGGCCAAGCAGGGCGGCATGGGCCTGGCCGACTTCATGCGCCAGCAGCTCGCCGCCAAGGGTCAGACCGCCGACCCCAAGGACGGCGCGCAGAACCGACCGGGCCTGCACGTGGCGGGTACGGACAGGCTGGCGGCCCCTTCGGCGGAGAAGAAGGCCGCCAGGCAGATGGGCCAGCGCGCCGCCACGCCCCTCTCCAACAGGATCGGCATGGACCCCGCCGGACAGGGCAGGGGAGGCGAGGGGCAGCCCCAGGCCACAACGACGCCCGCGCCCAGGGCCGACACATCTTCAGCCAGGGAAACCGTGGACCCCATGCAGGCGGCAGCCCGGGCCACCGCCGAGGCCGAGGCGCGCGCCAGGGCCCAGGCCGCCCCGAACCCGGGCACCCTGGACGGCACACCGTCCCAGCATTTGGGCCTTCCCGGCGCGCAGTACCTCCAGGGAGCGGACAAGGCCCTGGCTCTGGCTCCTGGCTTCACCCCCCCCGTGCAGGGCGAGCTGACCTCCGGCTTCGGCTGGCGGCGCGATCCCTTCACGGGCCAGCGCGCCTGGCACAGCGGCGTGGACATCGCCGCTCCGGAGGGCTCGCCGGTGCGCGCCTGCGCGGACGGCGTGGTGGCCTTCGCCGGGGGCAAGGGGGGCTACGGCACCATGGTGGAGCTGCGCCACGCCGACGGCACGGTGAGCATCTACGGCCACAACAAGGCCAACGCGGTTGTGGAGGGCCAGAGCGTGAAGGCTGGTCAGGTTATTGCACAAGTCGGGCAGACGGGAAGGGCCACCGGGCCGCACGTGCACTTCGAGATCAGGCGCGACGGCGTGGCGGTGGACCCCGGCAGCCCAGGCGGAGCAACGCTCGCCCAGGCCGAGCCGCAGAGGGTGCCCATCCCGGACCTCTAA
- the flgN gene encoding flagellar export chaperone FlgN yields MNRRILENLTRQHQALKVLGTLQQEEFAHLKDFRPQSVGAVEFSIQELMRQLMAERLEIKRMVQAIDPQAQRLRHVAGVLGEDWPRVQELLDRIDALEQASAKQAEKSYTLALALFDQSTGYVNLFKKSFTANKPAYGPRGAFQSTKPAPAMLRGAL; encoded by the coding sequence ATGAACCGGCGCATACTGGAAAATCTTACCCGGCAGCATCAGGCCCTGAAGGTGCTCGGCACGCTCCAGCAGGAAGAGTTTGCCCACCTCAAGGATTTCAGGCCCCAGTCCGTGGGCGCGGTGGAGTTCTCCATTCAGGAGCTCATGCGCCAGCTCATGGCCGAGCGCCTGGAGATCAAGCGCATGGTCCAGGCCATCGATCCCCAGGCCCAGCGCCTGCGGCATGTGGCCGGCGTCCTCGGCGAGGACTGGCCCCGCGTCCAGGAGCTTCTGGACAGGATCGACGCCCTGGAGCAGGCCAGCGCCAAGCAGGCCGAGAAGAGCTACACCCTCGCCCTGGCCCTGTTCGACCAGTCCACCGGCTACGTGAACCTCTTCAAGAAGTCCTTCACGGCCAATAAGCCCGCCTACGGCCCGCGCGGAGCCTTCCAGAGCACCAAGCCCGCGCCCGCCATGTTGAGGGGGGCCCTGTAA
- the flgK gene encoding flagellar hook-associated protein FlgK yields MAGITSLLNTGMKALNASQLGIEVTGQNIANVNTTGYSRQRVVFKDDMYIDSSPGQMGTGVKATEIIRMFDEYIEQAYNLRSSSSQRYNVLYQNMQSVETTFNESTTDGISKTLASFFQDWQNLSLDPSSYPQRQNVISDAQNLMSVLRQASADLTDLQRQTEASIVDDVTAANNLIKEIAAINQQIAVHDDPGNNNANGLYDQRAIKVRALAQLMDVKTIDNGGGNFTVLTGAGHTLVDGGSAFDLRLENGKVTRNLLPGSNFNGTVGFSGADSFEYTIRVVQGGVVSNGNPAAQFQVSLDGGVTWLRSDSGAIKTFSARPQAQSVGVGNLSIYFGAQSNSSVTPTGTLQAGDTFTVVPKTALYWYQSASTPVNITPQTYFTGQDNTNRLTGGSLAGEFELRDYDIGRYKERLESLANSLIWETNRIHSQGSGLSMFTDATGTYQVRNANLALGSDASGLAYSSKLSAGASTLYVYNAATGACVSNGFLDFDPAQPGTQLFDPAQHSLTDVVNAINNTFGSFLTASVSNNKLQIDAKPGYNFGFGTDATGLYAALGVNTFFDGSDIHSMTLNPLVGSNTNFVNAGHINGAGESNSGDNTTAKALADLAKKDVTIRTTFDAPTSQTLQEYFNSLVGVVGVDTEKAKFNYDFENSLATELNNRQLAVAGVNLDEEMSNLVKFQHSYQAAAKMISTADQMWQTVLGLKQ; encoded by the coding sequence ATGGCCGGCATCACCTCGCTGCTCAATACGGGCATGAAAGCCCTGAACGCCTCGCAGCTGGGCATCGAGGTGACGGGCCAGAACATAGCCAACGTCAACACGACCGGCTATTCGCGCCAGCGCGTCGTCTTCAAGGACGACATGTACATCGACTCCTCGCCGGGCCAGATGGGCACAGGCGTCAAGGCGACGGAAATCATCAGGATGTTCGACGAGTACATCGAGCAGGCCTACAACCTGCGCTCCTCGTCCAGCCAGCGCTACAACGTGCTGTACCAGAACATGCAGTCCGTGGAGACGACCTTCAACGAATCCACCACGGACGGCATCTCCAAGACCTTGGCCTCCTTCTTCCAAGACTGGCAGAACCTGAGCCTGGACCCCTCGAGCTATCCGCAGCGCCAGAACGTGATCTCCGACGCGCAGAACCTGATGTCCGTGCTGCGCCAGGCCTCCGCGGACCTGACGGACCTCCAGCGCCAGACCGAGGCGAGCATCGTCGACGACGTCACGGCCGCCAACAACCTGATCAAGGAAATCGCGGCCATCAACCAGCAGATCGCCGTGCACGACGATCCCGGCAACAACAACGCCAACGGGCTCTACGACCAGCGCGCCATCAAGGTGCGGGCCCTGGCCCAGCTGATGGACGTCAAGACCATCGACAACGGCGGCGGCAACTTCACGGTGCTCACCGGCGCGGGGCACACCCTGGTGGACGGCGGCAGCGCCTTCGACCTCAGGCTCGAGAACGGGAAGGTCACCCGCAACCTCCTGCCGGGCTCCAATTTCAACGGCACGGTGGGCTTCTCCGGAGCGGACTCCTTCGAGTACACCATCCGGGTGGTGCAGGGGGGCGTGGTCTCCAACGGCAACCCGGCCGCCCAGTTCCAGGTTTCGCTCGACGGCGGCGTGACCTGGCTGCGCAGCGACTCCGGGGCCATCAAGACCTTCTCGGCCAGGCCGCAGGCCCAGAGCGTGGGCGTGGGCAACCTCTCCATCTATTTCGGCGCCCAGTCCAACTCCTCGGTGACGCCCACGGGCACCCTCCAGGCGGGGGACACCTTCACCGTGGTGCCCAAGACCGCGCTGTACTGGTATCAGTCCGCCTCCACGCCGGTGAACATCACGCCCCAGACCTACTTCACCGGGCAGGACAACACCAACCGCCTCACCGGCGGCTCCCTGGCGGGCGAGTTCGAGCTGCGCGACTACGACATCGGGCGCTACAAGGAGCGCCTCGAATCCCTGGCCAACTCCCTCATCTGGGAGACCAACAGGATTCACAGCCAGGGCTCGGGCCTGAGCATGTTCACCGACGCCACGGGCACATACCAGGTCCGCAACGCCAATCTGGCCCTCGGCTCCGACGCTTCGGGCCTGGCCTACAGCTCGAAGCTCTCCGCCGGAGCGTCCACGCTCTACGTGTACAACGCCGCCACCGGGGCCTGCGTGTCCAACGGCTTCCTGGATTTCGACCCCGCCCAGCCCGGCACCCAGCTTTTCGACCCGGCCCAGCACTCGCTCACCGACGTGGTGAACGCCATCAACAACACTTTCGGCAGCTTCCTCACGGCCAGCGTGAGCAACAACAAGCTGCAGATCGACGCCAAGCCGGGCTACAACTTCGGCTTCGGAACCGACGCCACGGGCCTCTATGCGGCCCTGGGCGTGAACACCTTCTTCGACGGCTCCGACATCCATTCCATGACGCTCAACCCGCTGGTCGGGTCCAACACGAACTTCGTCAACGCCGGTCACATCAACGGCGCGGGCGAATCCAACTCGGGCGACAACACCACCGCCAAGGCCCTGGCGGACCTGGCCAAGAAGGACGTGACCATCCGCACCACCTTCGACGCCCCCACCAGCCAGACCCTGCAGGAATACTTCAACAGCCTGGTGGGCGTTGTCGGCGTGGACACCGAAAAGGCCAAGTTCAACTACGACTTCGAGAACTCGCTGGCCACGGAGCTCAACAACCGCCAGCTGGCGGTCGCGGGCGTGAACCTCGACGAAGAAATGTCAAACCTCGTGAAGTTCCAGCACTCCTATCAGGCCGCGGCGAAGATGATCTCCACCGCCGACCAGATGTGGCAGACCGTGCTGGGGCTCAAGCAATAG
- the flgL gene encoding flagellar hook-associated protein FlgL, with protein MALRVAQQQIYSSSLTYMNTTLGQLMESNLQASSQKKVNRPSDDPVGMTRILGYRSSISAIEQYQTNITAAKGWLSLADGTLSQVSTVLTRLSELAEQGSTGTLSADNRQQIASEARQLFQQLVGLANTQFDGKSIFAGHKTNAEAFEETLSLSVNQAGVVSNGGFTINGSSQSTVLVQYLDGGALAAGSRYRYTTDGGKTWVQGTVSDPGPASPKLHMDLGGVSMDIDRGTTVVATSATDTNDSNGTWMWIRPTARYKGDDEDFIGVDPLQGMGTTVTGTASGSFTGNVIVRIDQAGTLGGDVHYSYSLDGGANWVQSNTSTPDTFASSASLNLPGGVLTLHSNAGNTLLAGNMFVVHPRQAKIYVDISPTESIAVNGIGKNIFGGIYKDPSSNHYVPVVVAGSSGASNLFETAGKLVAFLETNNQAGVQQCLADLRSSKQNVLNYAADVGGRENRLTVATSVLENLQYNQTEQLSSIEDVDISALMTKLAQQQLAYQSVLKSTSMIMNLSLMNYL; from the coding sequence ATGGCCCTGCGCGTCGCTCAGCAGCAGATTTACTCCTCCAGCCTGACCTACATGAACACCACGCTGGGGCAGCTCATGGAGTCCAACCTCCAGGCCTCCAGCCAGAAGAAGGTCAACCGCCCCTCGGACGACCCCGTGGGCATGACCCGGATTCTGGGCTATCGCAGCAGCATCTCCGCCATCGAGCAGTACCAGACCAACATCACCGCGGCCAAAGGCTGGCTGAGCCTGGCCGACGGCACTTTGAGCCAGGTGAGCACCGTGCTCACCAGGCTCTCCGAGCTGGCGGAGCAGGGCTCCACAGGCACCCTCAGCGCGGACAACCGCCAGCAGATCGCCTCGGAGGCGCGCCAGCTCTTTCAGCAGCTGGTGGGCCTGGCCAACACCCAGTTCGACGGCAAGTCCATTTTCGCCGGGCACAAGACCAATGCCGAGGCCTTCGAGGAGACTCTCTCCCTCTCCGTGAACCAGGCAGGCGTCGTCTCCAACGGCGGCTTCACCATCAACGGATCGAGCCAGAGCACCGTGCTGGTCCAATACCTGGACGGCGGCGCGCTGGCCGCCGGCAGCCGCTACCGCTACACCACGGACGGCGGCAAAACCTGGGTGCAGGGCACGGTTTCCGACCCTGGCCCGGCCTCGCCCAAGCTGCACATGGACCTGGGCGGCGTCTCCATGGATATCGACCGCGGCACCACCGTGGTGGCCACCAGCGCCACGGACACCAACGACTCGAACGGTACCTGGATGTGGATCAGGCCCACGGCGCGCTACAAGGGCGACGACGAGGACTTCATCGGCGTGGACCCCCTGCAGGGCATGGGCACCACGGTCACGGGCACGGCCTCCGGCAGCTTCACGGGCAACGTCATCGTGCGCATCGACCAGGCAGGCACCCTGGGGGGCGACGTGCACTACTCCTACAGCCTGGACGGCGGAGCCAACTGGGTGCAGTCCAACACCTCCACCCCGGACACCTTCGCCAGCAGCGCCAGCCTGAACCTGCCCGGCGGCGTGCTCACCCTGCACTCGAACGCCGGCAACACGCTGCTGGCGGGCAACATGTTCGTCGTGCACCCCCGCCAGGCCAAGATCTACGTGGACATCTCCCCCACGGAGTCCATCGCGGTCAACGGCATCGGCAAGAACATCTTCGGCGGCATCTACAAGGACCCCTCCTCGAACCATTACGTGCCGGTGGTGGTGGCCGGGTCGTCGGGGGCCTCCAACCTGTTCGAGACGGCGGGCAAGCTGGTGGCCTTCCTGGAGACCAACAACCAGGCGGGCGTTCAGCAGTGCCTGGCGGACCTGCGCTCCTCCAAGCAGAACGTCCTGAACTATGCGGCCGACGTCGGCGGGCGCGAAAACCGCCTCACGGTGGCCACGAGCGTGCTCGAGAACCTGCAGTACAACCAGACGGAGCAGCTCTCCAGCATCGAGGACGTGGACATCTCCGCGCTGATGACCAAGCTTGCGCAGCAGCAGCTCGCATACCAGTCCGTACTGAAGTCGACCTCCATGATCATGAACCTGAGCCTGATGAATTACCTGTAA
- the csrA gene encoding carbon storage regulator CsrA yields the protein MLILTRRPGESIHLGDKIKITVLGVQGKQIKIGLEVPQEMPVYREEVYLRVLEQNRMALEADQQDVLAAAALWQKNKNG from the coding sequence ATGCTCATACTGACGCGTCGGCCGGGGGAATCGATCCACCTGGGCGACAAAATCAAGATCACCGTACTTGGGGTGCAAGGCAAGCAGATCAAGATCGGCCTTGAAGTGCCCCAGGAAATGCCGGTATACAGGGAAGAAGTATACCTGCGCGTGTTGGAGCAGAACCGCATGGCTCTGGAAGCAGATCAACAGGACGTTCTTGCGGCGGCGGCGTTATGGCAAAAAAACAAGAACGGGTGA
- the fliW gene encoding flagellar assembly protein FliW, translating into MAKKQERVIQSRIGVLTIPQDRVIHFPRGLIGFEQEREFTLVQVREDSPFLILQSMNDPRLGLLVADPYGFISEYDVVVGEAERKILRIENIRQVMVLVTVTIPQGRPQDTTLNLTGPVIINMQSRIGLQVPQTDAKYPSRYCPGEHAAPASEQGPPESGEEETAP; encoded by the coding sequence ATGGCAAAAAAACAAGAACGGGTGATCCAAAGCCGCATCGGCGTGCTCACCATCCCGCAGGACAGGGTGATCCATTTTCCCCGAGGCCTCATAGGCTTCGAGCAGGAGAGGGAGTTCACCCTGGTGCAGGTGCGCGAAGATTCCCCTTTCCTCATCCTCCAGAGCATGAACGACCCCAGGCTGGGCCTGCTCGTGGCGGACCCGTACGGCTTCATCAGCGAATACGACGTGGTGGTGGGCGAGGCCGAGCGCAAGATCCTGCGCATCGAGAACATCCGCCAGGTCATGGTGCTCGTCACGGTGACCATCCCTCAGGGCCGCCCGCAGGACACCACGCTCAACCTCACCGGGCCGGTCATCATCAACATGCAGAGCCGCATCGGCCTGCAGGTGCCCCAGACCGACGCCAAGTACCCCAGCCGCTACTGCCCCGGGGAGCACGCCGCCCCCGCATCGGAGCAGGGCCCCCCTGAATCGGGGGAAGAAGAGACGGCGCCCTAG
- a CDS encoding STAS/SEC14 domain-containing protein, translated as MFKPIQGLPPDVLALEAVGKITHQDYQEVLIPQAEALMAKGPIRLLFVAGPEFTGYDLEALWDDTTFGAKHWRDFTRVAVVADVTWLRAAVSIFKPFFRGEVGLFKVSELEEAKGWVTGGTGS; from the coding sequence ATGTTCAAACCCATCCAAGGCTTGCCCCCCGACGTGTTGGCGCTGGAAGCAGTCGGCAAGATCACCCACCAGGATTACCAGGAGGTTCTGATTCCTCAGGCGGAGGCGTTGATGGCCAAGGGGCCCATCCGCTTGCTGTTCGTCGCCGGGCCGGAGTTCACGGGGTACGACCTTGAAGCGCTGTGGGACGACACCACGTTCGGAGCGAAACACTGGCGCGATTTCACCCGCGTCGCGGTGGTGGCGGACGTGACCTGGCTCCGCGCCGCCGTGAGCATATTCAAACCGTTTTTCCGGGGCGAAGTCGGGCTTTTCAAGGTCTCCGAACTGGAGGAGGCGAAGGGGTGGGTGACCGGCGGAACCGGGAGCTGA
- the flgM gene encoding flagellar biosynthesis anti-sigma factor FlgM, which translates to MDIKKILGGVSPYSRTQVDKGDSTSASSRLERAKTRVRSTSAEGDKVSVSSDALLVAEAAKTAEESPDVRVDRVEALRQQVQSGSYTPDSRKIAEKLVQSDLEFLRG; encoded by the coding sequence ATGGACATCAAGAAAATACTTGGAGGAGTAAGCCCGTACAGTCGAACCCAGGTGGACAAGGGCGACAGCACCTCTGCCTCTTCGAGGCTGGAGCGCGCAAAAACCCGCGTCAGGAGTACGTCCGCCGAAGGAGACAAGGTATCCGTATCCTCGGATGCGCTACTGGTGGCCGAGGCCGCCAAAACCGCCGAGGAATCGCCTGATGTGCGGGTGGATCGCGTGGAGGCCCTGCGCCAGCAGGTGCAGTCAGGCAGCTACACCCCCGATTCCCGCAAGATAGCGGAGAAGCTCGTGCAGAGCGATCTGGAGTTCTTGCGGGGTTAA
- a CDS encoding DVU0524 family FlgM-associated protein, whose protein sequence is MSANPALVRNMLRTYGRQATTARRLARYKRTLRAAGAEDQVAISREARRRELVQKVAAEIVESLIVTGSENPVVEDIKRELERTFKTAFIFAYPPEDQDLQIFKVLGENNAVEATGNERVRILEALWHIALEKVDETMI, encoded by the coding sequence ATGTCCGCCAACCCCGCCCTGGTCAGGAACATGCTGCGAACATACGGGCGGCAGGCCACCACGGCGAGGCGGCTGGCGCGCTACAAGCGAACCCTGCGCGCCGCCGGGGCGGAGGATCAGGTGGCCATCTCCCGCGAGGCCAGAAGGCGCGAACTCGTGCAGAAGGTCGCCGCGGAGATAGTGGAGAGCCTCATCGTCACCGGGTCGGAAAATCCCGTGGTGGAAGACATCAAGAGGGAGTTGGAAAGAACCTTCAAGACCGCGTTCATCTTCGCCTATCCCCCCGAGGATCAGGATCTGCAGATTTTCAAGGTCCTGGGCGAGAACAACGCGGTGGAAGCGACCGGAAACGAGCGCGTGAGGATACTCGAAGCCCTGTGGCACATCGCGCTGGAGAAGGTCGACGAAACGATGATCTAG